The sequence below is a genomic window from Synechococcus sp. UW179A.
GGCTTCCGGGCGCAAGGTGACTCTGCGCCTGCATGTGGAAGCAGGTGATGAGCCGTTCACGGCCCATGCCATGGCGTCGTTGAAGCGTTCGATGGAATGGGATGAGTCCGTTTACGGACTCGAGTACGACCTTGATGAATTCAATACCGTTGCAGTGCGCCACTTCAATATGGGCGCAATGGAGAACAAAAGTTTGAATATTTTTAATTCAAAGCTGGTTCTCGCTGATGCTGAATCTGCAACAGATGGTGAATTAGAGCGGATTGAAAGTGTTGTTGGACACGAGTATTTTCATAACTGGTCTGGTAATCGAATCACCTGTCGCGATTGGTTTCAGTTGTCGCTCAAGGAAGGTCTCACAGTGTTTCGTGATCAATGCTTCACCGCTGATCTTCATTCCGAACCCTTGAAGCGAATTGAAGATGCAGCGATGCTTCGTAACACGCAGTTTCGTGAAGATGCTGGTCCAACAGCCCATCCGGTGAAGCCAGATTCCTACCAAGCAATTGATAATTTCTACACAACCACGATTTATGAAAAAGGGGCAGAACTGATTCGTATGTTGCGGACTCTGCTGGGGCCTGAGCGTTTCATGCGGGGTATGAGCTTATTTTTCAAGCGTCACGACGGAGAAGCCGCCACAACAGAGGATTTTGTTGCGGCGATTGTGGATGGTGCTGGAGCTGATGGTCAGCCTCTTGGCTTTGATGTTGAGCAATTTCGACTTTGGTACCTCCAGGCGGGAACCCCTCATGTGGCTGTGAAATCCCTCTGGGATGGCGCAGCCGGACGCTTGAGCCTGACGCTGCAGCAATCCACGGCCCCCACTCCAGGGCAAGAATGGAAGCAAGCGCTGGTCATCCCTGTTCTCTGGTCTGTGTTGCAACCCAATGGATGTGCCGGAGAGGAACGGCTGTTGGTGCTCGATCAGGAGGCAAAGACCATCGTCCTGGAAGGTTTGCCCCCTGCTGAGCAGCCACCGGTGCTCTCCTTATTTCGTCGTTTTTCAGCTCCTGTGACCTGGGATGCCGGCCAGGCCATCGACGATCTTTTCGCGCTCTTTGCTGGGGATAACGATGCTTTTGCGCGCTGGGATGCCGGCCAACAGCTGTGGAAGCGTTTGATCCTTCCCCGTGCTGCAGGAACGCCTCAGTCAGAACTGGAGTCAAGAATGCTGGATGCCCTTCGCCAGCTGCTTGCTGATAGTGGAGAACAGGACCCTGCCGTATTGGCCACTCTTTTGGCTTTTCCCGGTCCAGCCGAACTGGAGTCGCTGCAGAGCGAAGCCGACCCCCCTGCGCTCGAACGAGCGGCCTGTGAACTGAGAGAGCAGCTTGGATCTCAGCTGGCCCCTTTGCTGAGGTTCAGATTGGATGGCGTTGCGTCCAGCCTGGATCAGGTTTGGCCTGCCGGCCAGGGTGAGCGCCAGCTCACAGGTCTGATCTGGAGTTGGCTTGCTGCTGCTGGTGATTCAATGGCGCGCTCTGATGCCGCTCAGGCTGTGCAAGGCCCCTCGATGACGCTGGCCCGTGCTGGTCTTCGGGCGTTGCAGCCAATCGACTGTATTGAGCGCGATCAGGCTTTGCAGTCGTTCCATGATCGCTGGCAAGAGCGTCCTGTGATTTTTGACACCTGGTTCTCGCTGGAAGCTTCAACACCGCGAGCGGATGCCCTTGAACGGGTTGCTGCCTTGTTGGAACACCCCCGTTATGACCCCATGGCGCCCAATTCCGTGCGTGCCGTTCTGGGTGGGCTAGTGGGCAATCCACGTGTTTTCCATGCTCTTGACGGCAGCGGGTATCAGTTCATGGCTGAGCAGATCATCGCTGTTGATCAGCGCAACGCCATCACAGCGTCGCGGCTTGCCAAGGTGTTCAGTCGTTGGCGCACCTACGGCAGCGAACGTCAGGCCGCCGTGAAGCGGGCATTGTCAACATTGGCTAAAGCGGATCTGTCCACAAACACTCGTGAAGTGGTGACGTTGATGGAAGCCTGAAACGCGATCGACTTGTTTTGTTTGAGCAGCCGGAGTTGAGCCTGGTCAGTTCAATTCAACCTCGTCGTGGTCTGCACCTCTGCCTCTTCAGGCTTGTGAATCAGGCTGCGACAGTCACTTTTCATTCTGAGCGGGTGCCAGACATTGAATCGTTAAGGACCACCGCGTTACGCCCTGTGAAACTCAATTGACTCGCGAATGATGCTCTCTAGCTTGCAGTAACTCGCGAGGGAGGCATGAGCAACGAAGTTCTGGAGGATCTCCTGAAGAAAGATATTCATGAAGACACCTGGGAATGGTGGAAGTCTCATCTCTACCTTTTGAGACAAGATAAAGATTTCTACGAGGCAGAAGCTGTCTTTAAGGAGTTCAGTATGTATAAAAGCAAGTCTTGCGAATTGGATTCTTAGTTCAAAGCAGAATGGGGATTTTTATTATTTAACTTAGTAGAGATGTGATGTCACTCTCAAACGTGAGGATGCTGTGACTTTGACCTTTTTGCCCTGGTAAGAGTGCAATGGCACTGATGGCCTTGGGGAACGCCGCTTGACTTCTGGATACAAACGAGCAGAGATCATCGGTCGACCAAAGGCCTTTGATTCCGGTTCGACGTTCCTCAATCAGCAGTTCGTAAGCCTCGTTAAACCGTTTGGCGCGTTCCTCATCGCCATTGAGAAGCTCTGTGAATGCCACTTCGGGACTTTTCTCCGTTGCGATGCGAAGCCATTCTTTGACCTCGGGGCTGTCGATTGCGGCTGATGTCGGCACCACGTTGCCAATGCTGCCGACGCCGATCACTACGGCTTTGATTTCATCTGCGCGACCATCGAGAACGACGCAAGGACAGGAGAAATCCCAGGCTCTTACAGCGTTGAGCTTGATTGCTGCTTGCACGAATGTCTCCCGGCATTCAGCAACTAAGACGTCCAGACGGGCTCGATTCGATGACATGAGCGTTCTTGGTTTAGTCCGATTCGGAGGGAGTCGTTGTTCAATTCTCTCGAAAGAGCATTCA
It includes:
- the pepN gene encoding aminopeptidase N, with amino-acid sequence MVSTASSESTTSLAGVAPPKRLSDYRPFPFAIPRIELNVVVHQPDSVLVTANLYLEPAETRATTPLILRGVDLELVSIALDGQPLASSSYHLNHEQLEIFEPPTQPFTLTTVSRLDPQANTSLEGLYESGGMLTTQCEAEGFRRITFHPDRPDVLSRYRVRIEADRTRFPVLLSNGNEISASALLADDSRHEVVWEDPFPKPSYLFALVAGDLREIRDHYVTASGRKVTLRLHVEAGDEPFTAHAMASLKRSMEWDESVYGLEYDLDEFNTVAVRHFNMGAMENKSLNIFNSKLVLADAESATDGELERIESVVGHEYFHNWSGNRITCRDWFQLSLKEGLTVFRDQCFTADLHSEPLKRIEDAAMLRNTQFREDAGPTAHPVKPDSYQAIDNFYTTTIYEKGAELIRMLRTLLGPERFMRGMSLFFKRHDGEAATTEDFVAAIVDGAGADGQPLGFDVEQFRLWYLQAGTPHVAVKSLWDGAAGRLSLTLQQSTAPTPGQEWKQALVIPVLWSVLQPNGCAGEERLLVLDQEAKTIVLEGLPPAEQPPVLSLFRRFSAPVTWDAGQAIDDLFALFAGDNDAFARWDAGQQLWKRLILPRAAGTPQSELESRMLDALRQLLADSGEQDPAVLATLLAFPGPAELESLQSEADPPALERAACELREQLGSQLAPLLRFRLDGVASSLDQVWPAGQGERQLTGLIWSWLAAAGDSMARSDAAQAVQGPSMTLARAGLRALQPIDCIERDQALQSFHDRWQERPVIFDTWFSLEASTPRADALERVAALLEHPRYDPMAPNSVRAVLGGLVGNPRVFHALDGSGYQFMAEQIIAVDQRNAITASRLAKVFSRWRTYGSERQAAVKRALSTLAKADLSTNTREVVTLMEA